A single region of the Musa acuminata AAA Group cultivar baxijiao chromosome BXJ1-11, Cavendish_Baxijiao_AAA, whole genome shotgun sequence genome encodes:
- the LOC135597593 gene encoding probable indole-3-pyruvate monooxygenase YUCCA5, whose amino-acid sequence MASMTDRLDFFSRRCAWVNGPIIVGAGPSGLAVAACLKEHGVPSVILERADCIASLWQKRTYDRLKLHLPKQFCQLPKFPFPEDYPEYPTKKQFVDYLESYAKHFEISPRFNQSVQSARYDETCGLWRVRTVGAGAEAGNRSHEVEYIGRWIVVATGENAEKVVPDLEGLGGFGGDVIHACDYKSGEAYRGKRVLVIGCGNSGMELCLDLCDHDAFPAIVVRDSVHVLPREVLGKSTFELAVLLMKWLPLWLVDKILLLLAWLVLGNVEKYGLRRPSTGPLELKNTQGRTPVLDSGALAKIRSGDIKVVPGIKRFSPGRVELVDGQALDIDSVILATGYRSNVPQWLQGCDFFSKDGFPKTPFPDGWKGQSGLYAVGFTRRGLAGASSDAARTAKDIGRMWKEETKPAKRPVACHRRCISQI is encoded by the exons ATGGCCAGCATGACTGACCGGTTGGACTTCTTCTCGCGGAGGTGCGCGTGGGTGAACGGCCCCATCATCGTTGGAGCAGGGCCGTCCGGGCTGGCGGTCGCGGCGTGCCTGAAGGAGCACGGCGTGCCCTCGGTCATCCTCGAGCGCGCCGACTGCATTGCCTCCCTCTGGCAGAAGCGCACCTACGACCGCTTGAAGCTTCACCTCCCCAAGCAATTCTGTCAGCTGCCTAAGTTCCCCTTCCCCGAGGATTACCCTGAGTATCCCACCAAGAAGCAATTCGTCGACTACTTGGAGTCGTACGCCAAGCACTTCGAGATCAGCCCGCGGTTCAACCAGTCGGTGCAGTCGGCGAGGTACGACGAGACATGCGGGCTGTGGCGCGTGAGGACCGTTGGAGCTGGCGCCGAGGCAGGTAACCGGAGCcacgaggtggagtacattggcaGGTGGATAGTGGTGGCCACCGGCGAGAACGCTGAGAAGGTGGTGCCGGACCTGGAGGGGCTGGGGGGGTTCGGCGGCGACGTGATCCATGCTTGCGACTACAAGTCCGGTGAGGCCTACCGCGGGAAGCGCGTGCTGGTGATCGGATGCGGCAACTCCGGCATGGAACTCTGCCTCGACCTCTGCGACCACGATGCCTTCCCGGCCATCGTGGTCCGCGACTCG GTTCACGTACTGCCGAGGGAGGTTCTCGGGAAGTCGACGTTCGAGCTGGCTGTTCTGCTGATGAAGTGGCTGCCGCTGTGGCTGGTGGACAAGATCCTGCTGCTGTTGGCATGGCTGGTGCTGGGGAACGTAGAGAAGTATGGCTTGAGGAGGCCTTCCACTGGTCCCCTGGAGCTCAAAAACACACAAGGACGAACCCCTGTTCTCGACTCAGGGGCACTCGCCAAGATAAGATCCGGCGACATCAAGGTAGTCCCTGGCATCAAGAGGTTCTCCCCTGGAAGAGTCGAGCTCGTCGACGGCCAGGCCCTCGACATCGATTCCGTCATCTTGGCCACAGGATACCGCAGCAACGTCCCTCAGTGGCTTCAG GGATGTGATTTCTTCTCCAAGGATGGGTTTCCGAAGACCCCATTCCCAGACGGGTGGAAAGGGCAGTCTGGGCTCTACGCGGTTGGCTTCACAAGGAGAGGCCTCGCCGGTGCTTCCTCAGATGCAGCGAGGACAGCCAAGGACATCGGTAGGATGTGGAAGGAGGAAACCAAGCCCGCGAAGCGACCTGTCGCCTGCCACAGGAGATGCATCTCACAGATCTAA